The nucleotide sequence GATGCCAAAACTCTCGGCGGGTCAGCGGATCAACGCCGGACGTTGGCTCATCCAGAAACAGAATCTCGGGTTCATGCATCAACGCACAAGCCAACGACAAGCGTTGCTTGTAGCCCAGTGGCAGGCCGCCGCTGTTGTCGTCCGCGATCGCCTGCAGCTCAAACTCATGCGTGGCCCATTCCATTCGTTCCCGTCGACGACGGCCACGCAATCCGTAAGCACTGCTGAAGAATCGCAGGTTGTCGGCGACACTGAGCGTGCCATACAGCGAAAACTTTTGAGACATGTAGCCGATCTTGGCACGAGCGGTCGCGGCGGCTTTGCGAACGTCGACCCCTGCGACTTGCAAGGTTCCGCCCGTGGCAGGCAGCAAGCCACAAAGCATCCGGAACAACGTCGTCTTGCCGGCACCATTGGCGCCCAGCAAGCCAAAGACTTCGCCGGGCGCGACATCAAACGTCACTCGCTTGACCGCATAGAAATCGCCGAACTGACGCTCGACTTCCTGAACCTTGATCAGCGGTCCAGGGACATCCGCCTTCGACTTCTCTCCGGATGGGTCGGACCGCTTGGGACCGGGGTGGGTTTGCGCCGAGCTCAGGCACGCCCCGCCCCTCGCCCCGCTTCGAGGTCGTGCAGTTTTTAAGTCTTTCATTGCCAGCCGTTTGTCATCACCCTCCCCTTGGGAGGGTCGAGCGAAGCGAGGGGAGGGCTCAGCATTGGATCCAGCGCGTAACCCTCCCCGGCCCGAAGCGGGCCGACCCTCCCAAAGGGAGGGTGAAATAAAACTGCACGACCTCCCCAACGGGTGTGCAAAGAGATCGGGGCTGGACGGCGGTTCTTCAACGCTTCCCTGTTCGCGTCTTTCTTGTTCGCGTCTTTCTTGTTCGCCTCCTGCTTGTTCGCCTCCTGCTTGTTCGCGGCGCTCATGAAGCATCGCGATGAAACCGTCTTCAAATCGTGGCGGCACCGCGGTGATGGACGCATTGGGATCATTGGGAAACCACTTTTCGACGGACGCATCCACGTTGCCTTCCACAATCAAGCGGACGGAGTCACCTTGGATCACCGCGTCGGTCACGCCTGCTTGGCCAGCCAACTGCTCTTGGACGTCACGGTTTTTGCGACCCGGGATTTGCACTTGAAAGGCACGCCCGGTCAAAGGCTCGCTGAACTGAGTGGGCGGTCCCTGTCCCAGCAGTTGCCCTTCGTCCAGCATGATCACTTCGTCACAACGTTCGGCTTCATCCAGGTAGGCCGTGCTGAGCAGCACCGTGGTGCCCTCTTCACGCACGAAGCGTTCGACGATCGTCCAAAGTTCACGCCGTGAGACAGGATCCACGCCGACGGTGGGTTCATCCAGCAAGAGCAGTTGCGGTGGATGAATCAACGTGCAGGCCAAACCGAGTTTTTGCTTCATGCCGCCGGACAATTTCCCCGCCAGTCGGTTGGTGAACGGGGCCAGACCGGTCATGTGCATCAACTCGGTGAATCGCGTCGGTCGAACGTCGAGCGGAACCCCTTGAAGATCGGCGTACAGATCCAAGTTTTCTTGAACCGTTAAATCCTCGTACAGGCCGAACCGCTGTGGCATGTAGCCCACCGTGGCTTGGACCTGCAATGATTGCCGGGCAGCATCGAGTCCCAGCACGGTGACCGTTCCACGATCCGCCTGCAGAATCCCGGTGGCCAGTCGCATCACAGTGGTTTTGCCGGCACCATCGGGCCCAATCAGTCCGGTGATCTTTCCTGTGGCGACACTGAACTGCAACTCACGCAGCGCTGTGACGGTCCGCTTTCCCGCCTGGAAGTTCTTTGTCACATCGTTCAAATGCAAGGCGACTTCGCCGCGGTTGGGCGGCGAAACAACGAGTCCTTCGCTGCTCATGGTCGCGTCACAATGCTCGTGCTATCGGGCTCGACTTCGTTGGCTTCGTCGACCGTTTGGTTGAGCGGGATCTTGACCGTCGCAGGCATCCCCAGCCGCAATTCATTGTCGGAATTTTTGACGAAGACACGAACTTGATAGACCAACTTGGTCCGCAGTTCACTCGTTTCGACGGGCTTGGGGGTGAACTCGGCTGACGGTGAGATGTACCCGATCCATCCCGGGTAACCTTTGTCTGGAAAGCTGTCCGTGACAACGGTGGCGGTCATGCCTTCGGCAATCTTGCCCAGGTCGGACTCCGATACATAGGCCCGTACCCAAACGGGATCGTTGAGTGCCATCGTGAAGACCGGCTTCAGCGGTGATGCCATGTCGCCCACTTCCAGGATTCGGGTCTGGATGACACCGACAGACGGCGCGTATAGCGACGCATCATCCAAATCATGTTCTGCCTGTGCCAGTTCGGCTTCATAGCGTTTGAGCGTCGCCTTGGCTTCGGCGATGTCCTCCTCTCGAGGTCCAGCGAGGACCAAGTCCGCCACCGCTTGCAGCGATCGGATGCTCGCTTGGATCGAATTGTATTCCGCCAGGGCATCGTCGACTTCTTGTTGCGAGGCCGCGTTGGATTTCAGAAGTTTGCGAAGCCGTGCGATGGTGCGTTCTTTGTCGACCGCGGTTGCCTGGGCTTCCTCGACATCCGCAAGCGCCTTGGCAATTTCTTCCTTTCGCGACCCCGCTTCGAGTCGGGCGACGACCTGCTTCTGCGCGTCGACGATGGCCTGGGCGCGAGCAACGGCATGCTCCAGTCGCTCGGTGTTCAACTTGGCCAGCAACTGACCGGTGGTGACACGGTCGCCCTCTTCGACCTTCAGTTCCGCGATTCGCTCGCTCCCGTTGATTGCCAACTCCACTTGGCGAACATCAACGTTGCCATACAGAACAAGTTCGCTGGTCCCCTCATGATCCTGCCCAGAACGCCAGTACCAATAGCCCGTCCCAACGGCCCCAAGAACGAATGTGAAGAGGATGGAACGAATGATTTTGGGCATGTTCTCCGGTCCCGGATTGTGAGTCGTCATCGGAACCATGGAGCTCGATGGAAAGACACTCGAGTTTGGATTTAGATTTGGCCGATCGCGTTCTGAGTCCGCAATCGGTATGCCGCGACGTGACCTCAATGTTCCAAACACCCGGCGATGATTCAAACGCCCAGGCATGTCCCTATGAAATGGCATGTCCCTATGAAACGGCCTATCCCCATGAAACGTGCCTATCCCAGTAAAACGCGCCTATCACGGTGAAACGCGTCTATCCCGGTGAAGCGTGCACATCCCCGTAAACCGTGTGCCCTATCGCTCAGCCCAGCTTGTCGGCCCGGTATCGAATTCAAAGGAAAGGGGCATCCTTTGATGTGTGTCGATTCCGCACGCAATGCGCCGATGCGGGCTGCCGCGGATTAACTCCCAACCGCTAAGCCATCCAGTCGGCTTTGTACGCGAGACCCAGGTTCAAGATTCGCTGAATCAGTGCTTCGTAGCTGATCCCGGCGGCTTCGGCGGACTCCGCGAAGTCTTCGCCGTACTCGATGTTGGGATTCGCATTGGCCTCAATCACAAAGATCTCTCCGCCAGGCGTCAGCCGCAGATCCATGCGGCCGTAACCGGTCATTCCAAGCGCCCGGTAAACCCGTTTGCAGATCTTGGCGATCTTTTGTTGCATGGCATCATCGATGCCTTGGGCGGCATGCGTGGTGATGTCATGCCGTTCTTGATACTTACGGTCCCACTTCACACGGCTGGTCGCGATCCGGGCGGCGTCATCGGGCAGCGTGCCGAAGTCCATTTCCCACGCCGGGAAGCACTGCAACCGGTCGTTGCCAATCACGCCGCAATACAGCTCGCGGCCTTCGATGTACTGTTCCACGATGGCGTCGGCGCCCGTCTTTTCGTGAATGAACTCGACGCGTTCAGTGAGCGCTTCGTCCGTATGCACGATCGAGGCCTGAGAAATCCCGAACGAAGCGTCTTCCACTACCGATTTCACAAACAGCGGGAACGGCAACCGTTTGGGCCGTCGCACCGCTCGACCCTTTTTGAAAACGGCGAAACGCGGCGTTGGAATTCGGTGGTAGGTTAAGATCTTTTTCGACAACGCCTTGTCTTTGCTTAGCAACAACCCACGTGGGTTGCATCCGCTGTAGGCCTGTTGCATCAGTTCCAGATAACTGATCACGGCAAAGTCATACGTCACCACCCCATGGAACTCTTCGAGCAACATGTACGTGATATCGGGCTGGAATTCACCAAGCGACTTCCGGATCGGCCCCAGGTCGTCGTAGATCCCCAGCGGCAACACTTCATGGCCAAGACCACGCAGCGTTTCACAGATATCAAACTCGGCCTTCCAAGGGCTCCATTGATCTTCGGTATAGCCTTCCAGTGAATCCGGCGGCACATGGCCGTCACGAACCAGGACCAGGACGCGCAGTTTAGCCACGGGACACCTCCGCCCCGAGTTGATGGCGACCGTGTCGTGACTTCAGGCCCATGAAGGCTTCCAGTCCGCAGCAAGACTTCTGCTCAACCGTACTAGATCGGTTGTGATTAGATTGCGGCACGGTGACCTCCTTCATGCAGGAAGCTGGTGGTCCGAACGGCGACCAGGATCATCGCATCCCGCTTGACCTCTTCGGGAGAGCCACCGAGGCGTAGTTTGAGTTCGCGGCATCGCTCGATCATTTCTTGAACTACTTGGTCAATTGTGTAGGCGTACTCGCCAGTCCATTTAGCGACCGTGCGACGAAGTTCCGTCCGGATACGATTCAGGAAAGCGGCCGCGGTGACGTTCCGGCGGTGTGCCGACTCGGACGAAAACAGCCTCCGCAAATCGTTGTCGTAAACACTCGGCAGGTCCAACTCATAATGCGTTCGCTTG is from Neorhodopirellula lusitana and encodes:
- a CDS encoding ATP-binding cassette domain-containing protein; protein product: MSSEGLVVSPPNRGEVALHLNDVTKNFQAGKRTVTALRELQFSVATGKITGLIGPDGAGKTTVMRLATGILQADRGTVTVLGLDAARQSLQVQATVGYMPQRFGLYEDLTVQENLDLYADLQGVPLDVRPTRFTELMHMTGLAPFTNRLAGKLSGGMKQKLGLACTLIHPPQLLLLDEPTVGVDPVSRRELWTIVERFVREEGTTVLLSTAYLDEAERCDEVIMLDEGQLLGQGPPTQFSEPLTGRAFQVQIPGRKNRDVQEQLAGQAGVTDAVIQGDSVRLIVEGNVDASVEKWFPNDPNASITAVPPRFEDGFIAMLHERREQAGGEQAGGEQERREQERREQGSVEEPPSSPDLFAHPLGRSCSFISPSLWEGRPASGRGGLRAGSNAEPSPRFARPSQGEGDDKRLAMKDLKTARPRSGARGGACLSSAQTHPGPKRSDPSGEKSKADVPGPLIKVQEVERQFGDFYAVKRVTFDVAPGEVFGLLGANGAGKTTLFRMLCGLLPATGGTLQVAGVDVRKAAATARAKIGYMSQKFSLYGTLSVADNLRFFSSAYGLRGRRRRERMEWATHEFELQAIADDNSGGLPLGYKQRLSLACALMHEPEILFLDEPTSGVDPLTRREFWHRINSLAASGVTVLVTTHFMEEAEYCDRMAIMMSGEILALGAPAEIKHQSANQSNPNPTMEEAFIQLIESPR
- a CDS encoding efflux RND transporter periplasmic adaptor subunit; its protein translation is MTTHNPGPENMPKIIRSILFTFVLGAVGTGYWYWRSGQDHEGTSELVLYGNVDVRQVELAINGSERIAELKVEEGDRVTTGQLLAKLNTERLEHAVARAQAIVDAQKQVVARLEAGSRKEEIAKALADVEEAQATAVDKERTIARLRKLLKSNAASQQEVDDALAEYNSIQASIRSLQAVADLVLAGPREEDIAEAKATLKRYEAELAQAEHDLDDASLYAPSVGVIQTRILEVGDMASPLKPVFTMALNDPVWVRAYVSESDLGKIAEGMTATVVTDSFPDKGYPGWIGYISPSAEFTPKPVETSELRTKLVYQVRVFVKNSDNELRLGMPATVKIPLNQTVDEANEVEPDSTSIVTRP
- a CDS encoding D-alanine--D-alanine ligase family protein — protein: MAKLRVLVLVRDGHVPPDSLEGYTEDQWSPWKAEFDICETLRGLGHEVLPLGIYDDLGPIRKSLGEFQPDITYMLLEEFHGVVTYDFAVISYLELMQQAYSGCNPRGLLLSKDKALSKKILTYHRIPTPRFAVFKKGRAVRRPKRLPFPLFVKSVVEDASFGISQASIVHTDEALTERVEFIHEKTGADAIVEQYIEGRELYCGVIGNDRLQCFPAWEMDFGTLPDDAARIATSRVKWDRKYQERHDITTHAAQGIDDAMQQKIAKICKRVYRALGMTGYGRMDLRLTPGGEIFVIEANANPNIEYGEDFAESAEAAGISYEALIQRILNLGLAYKADWMA